From Aegilops tauschii subsp. strangulata cultivar AL8/78 chromosome 5, Aet v6.0, whole genome shotgun sequence:
GGGTATGTACTTCCTGATCACAATTCATATGAAGATCCATGCCACCGGCACTCCACATACTAACAGCAAGCACAACATCCATTTCAGAgagaggcgccggagaagaaagCAGCGAGGACAAGGCCAGAACCGCGGCGGCGGCGTCAGGGGTCGTCACGGCGGGGGTGCAGCGGCTGCTCAAGGGAATCAAGACCTTCTTCGCGGCCTACGACggcgaggaggacgacgaggaggaggataGGGAGATCGTGATCGGGTACCCCACCGACGTGCAGCACGTCGGGCACATCGGCTGGGACGGCCTCAACAAGGTGGGCGGCATGGGCGTGGGCATGGGCATGGTCGGCGCCTTCTCCCagccctcctccctctccctccgcCAGCTCGAGATCGCCATGGACCCCGGCGCCGTCGCCACCACCTGCATCAACTGACCAATCTCTGCTGCCATTGCCATGCTCCTCGAGCTCGACAAACCACCCTCACTAGTGCTAGTAAAAAAAGAGTTGAGACGAGTGATCTCATCTTTTAGTTCTTCCACGTGCTTGCTGATGATTGATAATTACCTTGTCATTTGGTAAAATCTTTGTTTTAACTTTGGGTGAGATAAAGAAGCATATGCATAGGTTTGTGTATATATTATGCATTCATGTGGAGTGGAGTTGTGTACATACTTGGTAGATTGTGGGAGCTTCAGCTTGTTTCAAGATCTCTACGGGCCATGgggccccctctcttcctctttTCCATTGAAGTTGCTCTTAAACCAGATGGTAAAATCTTGTCAGGAGTGATGGTGATTaattgctgctgctgctgctggtacAATAATAGTCGTGCAAATTTATTCAAGTCTACATGTTTGTTGGACTACATGCATGCCGCCATGCGTGCACGCAGCTAGTACTGCATAATGGTTAAGGCGAATTAACTCGTTTGTTCATCATAGACCTAGCTAGCTAGATGCCAGATGGTACACTTGTCTCAAGGAAATGAAAAATAATCTTTTGCAGTCCATGAGTGCAGAATCATGATCAAATCTGCTTTCAACTTAGACAAAGAACAAAAAATTCAGACAAAGTCAAACGTCGACCCGATCAAAATTCAGTTAATTCAACAGTAAACAGTATAAACGTGTTCACATGGGAGGCAGTCCTACAAAAATGCAAATCAAAACTACTTTTGATGGTGTAATTCACACACTAGTCGCTATATGTGAATCCGTGGCCACTGAACCGAGCTGACGCGTTCCTTAACCAGTCAACATCACCAACCACTGATTAACAATGTTGACACTGTATCTTTGTAATAAGAAACAGTGATGTGCCACTACTGCTACTGTTGGAACGTGACTCACTACTTAGCTTCTTTATCATCATGGGAACTTAATCCCACTTCAAGTTCAAGACAGATTAGCAGGATGCAGGCCTCAGTCTGAATCAGAGCACACGCAACGGGGAACAGATTTCTGATGTGATGCTTCATCGCTAACAGTTTTATTAATTGCGATTAGTACGTTTACTACTAGTTGTGCAGTACGGCAATTAACTGGATTCGAGCGACAGCTTGGTTCACCAGCTAGCCAGTGTGACTCGTTCAGAACATGAACAGTAAAACATGTCTTTTGATAAAAAAAATAATATTATTATTAATATGAGGCAAAACAGGCATGTTCTAAAAATAAATGATACAAGTGTTCCAATGCACCCATTTATAGGTGTTCGCATGATTCGTGGCTTATTCATGGCCTAGAATAGATAAACATGACCCGACCCCACCTGTCATGATTGGTAGCATGTTTGTTTATCATAACAGGGTTTGATTAGTGGGAAGGATCAGCCCAGATTTTGTTTTATTTATCTGCTTAATTAACTAGGAAGGAAACAAGCAGCACAGTGGGGGCATAGTGTTAGCTCCCAGGTCCTTGTTGTTTAGGGTGAGCTTTGTTTCTGGCAGAAAGCCAACCCGTGATAAAACCTAACTGCATCAtcattatcatcatcatcatcacatTACTTTCCTGGTTGGTGATTGCAAGGTATGAGTTGATTAGTCCCTTAATCTAATTCTCTCAACCAAAATCTACTGCTTTGGTCACTGTTTCGAGCCCCACGTTTTGGTGGAGGCCTTAATTTGGAAGTATAGTCAGTATAGCCTCTTCTTCTTGCGCAAATAAAGAAATGGTGGTTACATTTGCAATGATGAATTAGATGATAAAATCTTTCGGTACACGTTCAGTTGAATATTTAATGAATTCTTGAGTTGATGTGGGACTTACAGAAGCAGCTAGAGTACCTGCTTGGGCAACCTTGCAACATACTTCTGGGAAACCTTGAAAAGGTGTACAAACTGCAGCGGATGGTCGAGCTCAGAGTCACAGCGATGCAGATTGGGCGCGCCGTTCTGCAGAGAAccacagggggggggggggggggggggggggggggagctggAAAAGAAAGGAGAACACAGGAACTGTTACTTGGTGGCTAATTTGCCTCTTCTCTTGAAGAGAGCTATGGACAAAAGCAGCATATCATTACATTCCAAGGCACTTCACAGGAAAAGGTTGCCACTTCAATGGTTTATGCTTCGAACTCACAGGAGGCCACATGCCATAGACCCTACTTCAATTTTGGCATCGTCTTGTAGCTTGACAGCTAACTCTTCCTTCACGAGATGTACTCTCAATGTCTGGCCAAGCAGGCAGTCGGTTGTTCCGTTAGACAAGTTTTGTCCATATCTGTCAGAAAAGAAGCCTCTGCTTGGGCTGATGCGTGCTTATCGTCCCTCATACTatacagaagcatcatgattcaTGAGTCCTGTGAACCATCGAAATATCTCTGCCACATAGTTATCTTGAATTGGCAGAATAATCATCACAAGTTGCATACCATGATTGAGTTGAGTTCACCATCAGCTGCTCCACTGATTGTCATGCCCTGGTCCCTGACGTTTATTAAATAAGACAGCGAATCCTGAGTTACAACCTCACCGGGTATCAGCACAGGGATACCTGGTGGATACGGGCAGATGAGCTCACCACAAATCTCCCCAAGGCTGTCCTCAATGCACACTCTCCTTTTCTTTGTAAAGAAGGCCTCTCTTGGACTCAGCTTGACAGAGAACTTATCCAATGGGCTACGAACATAGTTATGCTTACTAAATCTCGATTCGTTTGCAGACATGTATTTATCTGAGAGATGTTTTGCACACTGTACAAGCTTTTGAACATCTTGCCTGCTGGTCCCTAAGTTGACTGCAAACGTCACCGCCTGTGTtccgacaagctcagatacaatTTGATGCTCTTCCAAAATGTCATCTGCTTCGTATCCAGATAAATGTAGATCTGAAGCACTTAGTGTGACACGCAAAGGATCAATGGCAGGGAAGTCAGAAGCAAAGCATGACAAGTCCAGCACAGATAACCCTGGGATTACCATCAGCTGATCTTTTGTTTCTAAAGCCATAGCCACCGGTTCATCAAAAGATTTCGAGTTCTCGCTTAACTGAGCTCTTGCAGCATCTAATGATGACAGTAGGAGGTAACTTGGGCTTGAGCTCTGGAGCAACTGGAGGCATTGACTCACTTTATCTGCATCAACCAGACCTCTAGCCATGTGAAGCATCGAGGACTGTGTAAGAGAGCTCAAAACCTTGTGTGTGGATTGCACAGCTAAGTCAGCACCTTGCTCAATCGCCGTGCTTGGAAAACTGTGATGGAACCTGAAGTGTGCACCATGAGCCTCATCAACTATAACCGGAATGTGTAAGGGACGGCAAACATCGACGATACCTTGCACATCGCTGCATATGCCATGGTAGGTCGGTGAAGTAACAAGAACAGCACCTACTTTCTTGCCATCCTTCTCAAGCTCCTTCAGCGCTTTATCCACCTGTGACGGCGTAACACCACCAGCAATGTCCCATGCAGAATTGTACTCTGGTACTATATACTTGGGCACAGCGCCGGACAGAACCAGGGCGGAGATCACTGAAATGTGACAGTTCCGAGGTATAATGATGTAGTCACCGGGGGAGCAGGTGGCCATCACCGCGGCCTGGATTCCGCAGGTACTCCCGTTGATCAGGAACCATGTTTTAGATGACCCAAACAGTTCAGCTGCCctgttctgagcatccaagatcACACCCTTGGGGTAGAAGAGGTCGTCGAGCTCAGGTAGCTCGGGCAAGTCATGCGAAAACGTCTCCGCGCCAATAAGGTTTGACAACAATGACGGAGCAGCTTTCCCTCGGTTGTGTCCAGGGAAGTGAAAGCAGGACACGTCTTGGGCTGCAGTTGATTTCAGTGCCTGAACCAGAGGGGCGGTACCACCTTGGACAGCTGCTGAAGGTTGAGCAAGCGTAGCttcagtttcagtttcagatattCTTGGCGTGCTCCGTGAAGTGTCACACCGTGCTATGGCATGTCGTCTGGGTGATTCCTGCAAGACTAAAGAAACCTTGGATTGGCACATTGGATACAAGAAGATGGAGACGAACATAGGCTGCGTCCATTAGCATGATCGATCAAAGATTGCAAAGTAGATACTGTATGTATGCTGTAATCATGACCAATGCCGGACGCAAATTTGAAAGCATCTTCAGTTACGCAGTGTTCAGAAGCAAGTAATGACGCATGAATTCATCAGTTGGAGCACACTAGAACAGAGATCACCGGCTCCCACGCGGTCATGCGCCTGCCCGGTTCAGCCCATAACTCAGAAGCGCCGGCGGCCACGTTCTGTATCCCATCATCGACGCCGGCGCCGCGCCTCCACGCTCCAGCCACCCCCTAGCCACGTGAGCACATCGCACCCCCTTGTGCACTTACAGTGGCAGCACGTCGCCGTCGACTGCGCCGGTGGAGCGTCGTGCCGGAGCAGCCGTCCGCCCCGGCCGGCCTTTGCGGCTGCACTGCTTTCTTTCTTTGTTTTTTGGGGGGGAAGGCTGCTCTGATTTCTGGTATGTGTAGCtgagaggaggaggccgggggTGGGGGTGCGCGGATGCCGCAAATGCAACAAGGGAAGGGGGCGAGCAATTCGACAAACAGGTTGCGGGCACTAGACTAGAGTAGAAAGGCACTGAGACCAGAACCAGAACCATAGTGGAGCGAAGAAGGCGAGAGGGAGGTGTAGGTGAGGAGTTTACCGTCCGTGGAGAGATAGGCGCGCGCGGGGAGCGGAGGGCTGGAGGAGCTGGCATTGTCCAGCTGCTGCTgctgggaggaagaagaagcatggTCGGTCGTCGGCGCGTGGTCGAAGCAGAGTGACGTGCGGGAAGGGGGGAGGTGTAATCTGATCTGATGTGTATATGGGCCTCCATGGACAAGCCTTTGGGCCGTCACACCGCTGGGCCAGACTACAAGGTAACTCTcaccaaaagaaaaaaaaacaagagCACTCGAAGAGAAAAGACTCGAATCTCAAAAAATAAAACGAAATATGTATGTGGCAATAGTGTGGCAGATTGCAAAAACTACCACGCGCATCTAGCGCCGTCAGATCCGATCACGATAACTAACGCACCACCAACATGATAACTTTTGTATACCACACGTTACATTATGTGTAAGTAGCATGACCATATAAGCACCGGAGTCGTGATAACTTTGATGAAAGCATCGTGGTAACTTTGATCATTGGGAAGAAATTTGTTGACCCCCCCGCCCCCAACCCCCCGTAATTTCTGTAAATAATATGATAACATTCACACCATAGACCTGATAATTTAGAATTTAGATACAAACATCATGGTATCTTTAACCATTGGGGAAGAAAAATGTGAAAATATACCCGATAATTTCTGTGTAAATAGATGGTAATATACGCAGCGCACATCTGATAACTGAGGTAGAAACACCATGGTAACTTTGACTATAGGGAAGAAAATTATCGAAAAGACACTCCGGTAACTTATGTGTAAATAGCACAGTAGTATACTTCCCTCCCCTGGGTTTTTTCTGTGTAATAGCATGAAAAACATATGCACTACGATAACTAAACACCATGATAAGTTTTTGacccgtgggggggggggggggggggggatttgctGAAACATACCCCTGATAAATTTTGTGTAAATAGCATGATATTTTAAGCACGGCGGGCTTGATAGGTTACCTAGAATCACCATGATAACTTTTTGATCCGGGAAAAAGTTGTTCAAAACATCCCCGAGATTTTG
This genomic window contains:
- the LOC109760774 gene encoding uncharacterized protein isoform X2; translated protein: MFVSIFLYPMCQSKVSLVLQESPRRHAIARCDTSRSTPRISETETEATLAQPSAAVQGGTAPLVQALKSTAAQDVSCFHFPGHNRGKAAPSLLSNLIGAETFSHDLPELPELDDLFYPKGVILDAQNRAAELFGSSKTWFLINGSTCGIQAAVMATCSPGDYIIIPRNCHISVISALVLSGAVPKYIVPEYNSAWDIAGGVTPSQVDKALKELEKDGKKVGAVLVTSPTYHGICSDVQGIVDVCRPLHIPVIVDEAHGAHFRFHHSFPSTAIEQGADLAVQSTHKVLSSLTQSSMLHMARGLVDADKVSQCLQLLQSSSPSYLLLSSLDAARAQLSENSKSFDEPVAMALETKDQLMVIPGLSVLDLSCFASDFPAIDPLRVTLSASDLHLSGYEADDILEEHQIVSELVGTQAVTFAVNLGTSRQDVQKLVQCAKHLSDKYMSANESRFSKHNYVRSPLDKFSVKLSPREAFFTKKRRVCIEDSLGEICGELICPYPPGIPVLIPGEVVTQDSLSYLINVRDQGMTISGAADGELNSIMIWTKLV
- the LOC109760774 gene encoding uncharacterized protein isoform X1, yielding MLLLPPSSSSWTMPAPPALRSPRAPISPRTESPRRHAIARCDTSRSTPRISETETEATLAQPSAAVQGGTAPLVQALKSTAAQDVSCFHFPGHNRGKAAPSLLSNLIGAETFSHDLPELPELDDLFYPKGVILDAQNRAAELFGSSKTWFLINGSTCGIQAAVMATCSPGDYIIIPRNCHISVISALVLSGAVPKYIVPEYNSAWDIAGGVTPSQVDKALKELEKDGKKVGAVLVTSPTYHGICSDVQGIVDVCRPLHIPVIVDEAHGAHFRFHHSFPSTAIEQGADLAVQSTHKVLSSLTQSSMLHMARGLVDADKVSQCLQLLQSSSPSYLLLSSLDAARAQLSENSKSFDEPVAMALETKDQLMVIPGLSVLDLSCFASDFPAIDPLRVTLSASDLHLSGYEADDILEEHQIVSELVGTQAVTFAVNLGTSRQDVQKLVQCAKHLSDKYMSANESRFSKHNYVRSPLDKFSVKLSPREAFFTKKRRVCIEDSLGEICGELICPYPPGIPVLIPGEVVTQDSLSYLINVRDQGMTISGAADGELNSIMVCNL
- the LOC109760776 gene encoding CRIB domain-containing protein RIC4, whose translation is MKDRRSGAGFSFSIGCMSQSAVAVAEPLDKKPPAPAPQPQQEADTPSSSTTTTAATAQERGAGEESSEDKARTAAAASGVVTAGVQRLLKGIKTFFAAYDGEEDDEEEDREIVIGYPTDVQHVGHIGWDGLNKVGGMGVGMGMVGAFSQPSSLSLRQLEIAMDPGAVATTCIN